From the Winogradskyella forsetii genome, the window AGGATTAGAGCTAGCCTCTAAAGTCTCAACCAAAGAGCCCTATTTTGTTGGCGATGAAAATGCAACCTATAAAATTGCGGCCTTAGATATTGGGATCAAAAAGAACATTCTTAGAAACTTAGCTAAACGAGATGCTTACATTAAGGTATTTCCGTACAATGCAAAATTCGAAGAGTTGGAAGCCTTCAATCCAGATGGTTATTTCTTGTCTAACGGACCTGGCGATCCAGAGCCGTTATCAGAGGCTATTGATTTAACGAAAACCATAATTTCTAAAAACAAACCGTTGTTCGGTATTTGTTTAGGTCATCAAGTGATAGCTTTAGCCAATGGAATTTCAACCTATAAGATGCACAATGGTCATAGAGGTATCAATCATCCTGTAAAGAATTTAGTTACGGGAAAAGGCGAAATCACTTCTCAAAACCATGGATTTGCTATCAATAGAGAAGAAACCGAAGCAAATGACGACATTGAAATTACACACGTACATTTAAACGACAATACAGTGGCCGGTTTAAAGATGAAGAATAAAAACTGTTTCTCTGTTCAGTATCATCCAGAAGCAAGTCCTGGACCAAATGATTCACTGTACCTTTTTGATCAGTTTATAGAGCAGATGAAAATCAAATCATAGCTTGTAAGATGAAATATCGAAAGCGTAATAAAACTCTTGTTTTGTTGCGTTTTTTATTTTACGAAAACATTATAGTAAATAATAATCGGAAATATGATTTTTGTTAGGTTGAAAGCTATAGATTTTCGTAAATTTGGGTAACCTAAAGGGGTCGTTATACTCAACAGGTTCAAGTATTCATCCCTTTTATTCAAAATATTAAAGATAACTAATACCAAAAAATAATGAGTTTTATAATTAATGTACACGCAAGACAAATTTTAGATTCCAGAGGAAACCCAACTGTAGAAGTAGATGTCACTACAGAAAACGGCATCGTGGGAAGAGCTGCTGTACCTTCTGGTGCATCCACTGGTGAGCATGAAGCCGTTGAGTTAAGAGATGGTGGTGATGCCTACATGGGCAAAGGAGTTTTAAAGGCCGTAGAGAATGTGAACGGGGTTCTAGCTCAAGAATTAGTTGGCGTATCAGTTTTTGCCCAAAATGCTATCGATCAAATGATGATAGATTTAGATGGTACAAAAAACAAATCGAAATTAGGAGCTAACGCTATATTAGGTGTGTCTCTTGCAGTTGCTAAGGCTGCTGCTAACGAATTAGGAATGCCATTATACAGATATGTTGGAGGCGTTTCTGCAAACACCTTACCGCTACCAATGATGAACATCATTAATGGTGGTTCCCATAGTGATGCGCCAATTGCATTCCAAGAATTTATGATTATGCCTGTAAAGGCAAAAAACTTTACACATGCCATGCAAATGGGTACCGAGATTTTCCATAACCTTAAAAAGGTATTACACGATAGAAATCTTAGTACGGCTGTAGGTGATGAAGGTGGTTTTGCACCAAACTTACCAGGCGGAACGGAAGATGCTCTGGATACCATAAAAAATGCGGTTGAAAAGGCAGGTTACAAATTCGGTGAAGATATTAAAATTGCTTTAGATTGTGCTGCAGCAGAATTTTATGTTGATGGAGCTTACGATTATACAAAATTTGAAGGCGATAAAGGTGTGGTAAGAACCAGTAAGGAACAAGCAAGCTATTTAGCTGAATTAGCTTCAAAATACCCTATCATTTCAATTGAAGATGGTATGGACGAAAATGATTGGGACGGCTGGAAAGACCTTACCGAACAAATTGGCGATAAGGTACAATTAGTAGGTGATGATTTATTTGTAACTAACGTAGAGCGTTTATCTCGTGGTATTGAAAACGGCATAGCAAACTCTATTTTAATTAAAGTGAACCAAATTGGTACCTTGACCGAAACTATTTCAGCTGTAAACATGGCACACAACGCTGGTTACACCTCTGTAATGTCTCACAGATCTGGTGAAACAGAAGATAATACGATTGCAGATTTAGCGGTCGCTTTAAATACAGGACAGATAAAAACAGGTTCTGCATCACGAAGTGATCGTATGGCAAAATACAACCAGTTATTACGCATTGAAGAAGAATTAGGCGATGTGGCTTATTTCCCTGGAGCGAATGCTTTTAAGGTGAAGTAGGATTGAATTCGCTAAGAAATTTAAAACCATCTGATATTATTATCTCAGATGGTTTTTTTGTTCCCATCAATCAAACGTATAAACAATCCCATTAGTCAACTCATACTGTGTTTTTGGAATGCCTATAATTGGATTCGCATCAAAGTTATAGGTAAAGGTGGTTTTAAAGAGTAAGTTTTTTAAAACCTTAATACCCAAAGAGGTTTCATTGGAAATTCTAAAATCAGAGAATTGTTTCAATAAAGGTTGGTAATAGGTGGTGCTCACTAGAGATATATGTTCCAAAGGATACAGACTACAAGAAAAATAGGCGCTTCCTCTAACATCCCGTAATATTTTGGTGTTGCTATCAGAAGATTCTTCATGTTCATACATTAAAAGTGTGCCTAAATAAAACCGATAATCCTGACTTTTAGAGAGTTTAAAACGTGGGCCAATACCTAATAAGCCTCTGAATTTGATATCGGAAATAGCATCGTATTGACTTTGGGCAAAAACTTCAAGTTTTAAGCGCTCTATGATTTTTCTATTATATCTTAAATGCTGAATACCCTTGTTTACAAAAGAATTATCCTCAATCTGTTCCAGTTTTAAATCGTTAATAAAAAGGTAGAGGTTTTTCTCTGTGTTATATTGAAGCCTAATTTTATTGGTAATCTTAAAAATGGATTGTGTATTTTTTATAAGACTGATATCCAAATTTGCCGCACCAGACCATTTAGAGGTATCCGAGATACGCCGTAACGATTCCACATTAACAATTTGCGCATTAATACTTTTAAAACTGGTAATCAAGAAAATGATTAACAATATAAATGACTTCATAATTTTAAAATAAGGGCAAAAATAACATGATTTTTTAGCTTTTATGTTGAAAAGTTGAAACAATAAAATAGAAGTCTTTATAAATGTTAAAACCGTTATAAATCTACTTTCGAAATCGTTTGAGATTTTGTAAATTTACGATTCTTACTAATTTATAAATACAATAACAAGCATGTCAGATAAAGCTACATTAGAAATTAATGGTGAAACCTATGATTTTCCTATAATAACAGGAACAGAAAACGAAGTCGCTATTGATGTAAAAAGTTTAAGAAGTTCAACAGGAGGTGTGATTACCTTAGATCCAGGTTATAAAAATACAGGCAGTTGTGAAAGTGCGATTACATTTCTCGATGGCGAAAAAGGCATCTTAAGATATAGAGGTTATGCGATTGAAGAATTAGCAGAAAAAGCTAGTTTTTTAGAAGTCGCCTATTTATTGATTTTCGGGGAATTACCAACGCAAGACCAATTAAATAAATTTGACAAGGATATTAAAGATCATTCGGTTGTAGATGATGATATCAAAAAGATTTTAGATGCTTTTCCAAAATCTGCACATCCAATGGGCGTGTTGTCTTCTTTAACTAGTGCGCTTACAGCATTTTATCCATCCTCCGTAGATGTCAGCTCAGAAGAGGAAATGTACAAAGCTATTGTAAGAATATTAGCAAAGTTTCCAGTATTGGTAGCTTGGACTATGCGTAAAAAGAACGGGTTACCGTTGGATTATGGTGACAATAAATTAGGCTATGTAGAGAATTTATTAAAAATGATGTTTAAAAGCCCAAGTGGTGATTACGAACAAAATCCAATTTTAGTAAATGCATTGGATAAGCTTTTAATTCTTCATGCCGATCATGAACAAAACTGTTCTACATCAACGGTAAGAATTGCAGGTTCCTCGCATGCAGGTCTCTTTGTATCTTTGGCTTCAGGAATTTCTGCACTTTGGGGACCACTTCACGGTGGTGCTAACCAAGCCGTTTTAGAAATGCTGGAAGCTATAAAAGCCGATGGTGGAGATACTAAAAAATATATGGCAAAGGCCAAGGATAAGAATGATCCTTTCCGTTTAATGGGCTTTGGTCATCGCGTTTACAAAAATTTTGACCCAAGAGCGAAGATTATAAAAGTCGCTGCAGACGAAGTATTGGGAGATTTAGGTGTTGAAGATCCAATTTTGGATATCGCTAAAGGTTTAGCAAAAGAAGCCTTGGAAGATCCGTATTTTGTGGAAAGAAAATTATATCCTAATGTCGATTTCTATTCAGGCATTATATATCGCGCTATGGGCATCCCAGTAGAAATGTTTACCGTGATGTTTGCTATGGGGCGTTTACCGGGTTGGATATCGCAATGGAGAGAAATGCGCATGCGTAAAGAACCTATTGGACGACCAAGACAACTATATATAGGTGAAACGCTAAGACCGTTTAAATCCATTGATAAAAGGTAATTGAATTTTATATGTCAATAAAAGCTTCATACTTTATATGGAGCTTTTTTTATTATCATTTTTATGAAGTTAAACATACAGAACGAAACCTCTAGATTAAAAGCCGTCATTCTGGGAACAGCAGAAAGTGTTGGCGCAATTCCATCCATAGCAGACGCCTATGACCCTAAATCCATTCAGCATATCAAAGCTGGCACCTATCCAAAAGAAAGTGATATGGTTAAGGAAATGGAAGCTGTGGCAGCCGTGTTTAAGAAATATGATGTTGCCGTCTATAGACCGAAAGTCATTCAAGATTATAACCAAATATTTTCTCGGGACATTGCTTTTGTAATTGAAGATAAATTGATCAAAGCTAATATTTTACCAGACCGTGAACGCGAGTATGAAGCCATTCAGCATGTGTTAGATCAAATAGGAGAGGAGAACATTATTGTGTTGCCAGAAGAATGCCATGTAGAAGGAGGTGATGTGATGCCATGGAACGATTATATTTTTATTGGCACCTATTCCGGCGATGATTATTCAGATTATATTACTGCTCGTACTAATATGGATGCGGTTATGGCGATTCAAGAATTATTCCCCAATAAAACGGTAAAAGCATTCGAATTGAGAAAGTCAAATACAGATCCTAAGGAGAATGCATTGCATTTGGATTGTTGTTTTCAGCCGGTTGGAAAAGATAAGGCCATACTTCATAAAAACGGATTTTTGGTTGAAAAGGAATATGAATGGTTACTGGATTTCTTCGGGAAAGACAATGTTTTCGAAATCACAAAAGAGGAAATGTACCAGATGAATAGTAATGTGTTTTCAATTTCTGAAGATGTCGTAATTTCTGAAAAAAACTTTACTAGATTAAATGCGTGGCTACGAGAAAAAGGATTTACAGTAGAAGAAGTCCCTTATGCAGAAATAGCAAAGCAAGAAGGTCTATTGCGTTGTTCTACGATGCCTTTGATTCGAGATTGATCAAATTACTTTTGGCAAATTCCCGAAAATTTTATTTATTTATAATGTCTAAACAAATCTGTATGAAATATTTACTATCCTTACTTTTTGTGCCTTTTCTTTTATTAAGTCATGCCCAAGTTAATTTTCAAAAAGGATATTTGATTGATAATTCTAATAACAAAATTGAGTGTTTTATAAAGAATTTAGATTGGAAAAAAAATCCAGAATTTATTACTTACAGATTAACTGATGACTCATCTGAAGAAACCTTGACATCAAGTCAACTCAAAGAATTCAGGATTTATGATACGGATAATTTTTATAGAAGACATACAGTTAATAAAAAACTTATTGGGCCACTTTATGAAGATTTGCAGTTGCGCACTAATATTTTTTTGTTAAAGGTCTTGGTAGACTCTCAGTCCGATTTATACGAGCTTTATACTAATGGTAAATATTATTTTTTCTATGAAAAGAGTAATGATCTAGTTTTCTTAGATTATAAAAAAACGGTTGACGAAAACAATATAATAAAAGAAAATGCTAAGTTTAAAAAACAACTATACGATAATTTTAAATGCGATGATTTCAGTTTAGATGATTACTCCAATCTAAGATATAATAGCACCAATTTATCAGAATTTTTTTCTGAAGTTAATCAATGTTATGGAATCGAGTATCTTAATTTTCACATTCAAAGAACTAGACCTAAAATAAGTTTTAGACTTAGCGGTGGCCTTAATTTAAACTCCAGTCTAAACAATGAAAATGCAAGTTCGTACGTTCTTTCTTATAGTATACCCCCTTTTTCTGGTAATCCTCAAGGAGAAGATGTTGTCAGAAATTATGAAGGTATAGATAATTATAAAACCAATAATAACTTCTCTCTTGGGGTAGAAGCGGAAGTTCGCTTACCATTTGACCAAAATAATTGGAGCGGATTTATTGCACTTAATTATCAAAATGTATCTCAGATAGAAGGAGATAAAAATTTTTCAGAACCGAGTGTTGCAAATTTTGACGTGTCATCATATATATTATATTCTTTTATTCAAATTCCACTAGGTGTTAGACGCTATTTTGATATAAATGATAAAATAGAAATATATGCACATTTGGCATATACACAAAATGTTATTTTAAGCACAGATTATAGTACTCAAGTAAGTGAGGTGCCTACTTCCTCAAGAGACTATGATTTTAGGTCAAGAGCTAATCGAGAGAAAACGAGTAATTCTGGTGGATATTTCGGAATTGGTTTAAACTTTTTAGGACGTTATGCCTTAGATATAAATTATTACGCATTAAATCTGAGCATAGATGATGATTATCAAGTAAGAATGAAGGGGATTGGAATTAATGCTTTATATACAATTTTTTAATTACTTCCGATACAAAAAATAATTATTCACCAAATCAATATATTCTTGTTTAGCTTGGTCTTCTGTAATATCTTTTACTTGGAAAAGGGCATTGGTTTTAAATGCATTAATTATGGGTTTACGACTACTAGGCCGATCATAATTATTGGTTGCTTTCTTAAAATAAGCATAGAGGCGTAATAAAAAATCAGCAGGAAACGGCTCAGTATGGTCATTTACACGATCTACAGCTGTATTAAATTCTATATCTAATTCCTCGGAAGTCATTTTACTTCATTTCTGCAATAACACTTTCGCCACCTCTAACTTTTTGATTGAGCTCTACTTTAATGTCGGCATCTAAAGGTAATAATAAATCTACGCGAGACCCAAATTTTATAAATCCGGAATCTGTTCCTTGCTCTACTTTAGTATCTACTACGGCATAGTTAACAATGCGTTTTGCCAAGGCTCCAGCAATCTGGCGATGCAAAACTTTACCAAAACTCTCGTTTTCCACAACGACCGTAGTACGTTCATTCTCCAGACTGGATTTGGGATGCCAAGCTACCAAATATTTTCCGGGATGGTACTTACTGTAACTCACATTTCCGGAAATAGGGTAGCGGGTAACGTGCACATTTATAGGAGACATAAAAACGGATACCTGAATACGTTTATCTTTAAAAACCTCAGTTTCCAATACCTCTTCAATCACCACAACTTTCCCATCTACAGGTGATAAGGCTTGCTTCTCATTAGCATGTGTCTTCCGTTTTGGATTTCTAAAAAATTGTAAAATTAAAATGAAAAACACTAAAATAGCCAGCATTAGGCCTTTTCGAAGCCACTCATTACTAATGAATTCATCGATTAAAAAAAATGAACCCACAACAATGACAAGGGTTACGAATATAATTTTATGACCTTCTTTATGAAACATGACCTGAAATTCTTAAAAATAAATAAACAAATGGTGCCGCAAATATAAGACTATCTAATCTATCTAGAAGTCCTCCATGTCCTGGCATTATAACGCCACTATCCTTCACACCAGCTTGGCGTTTAAATTTCGATTCGATTAAATCACCGAGCGTACCAAAAACACTAATAATAATAGCCAGAATTAACCAAGAATTAAAATTGAGTGTTTCTGTGTATGTAGCGATAAAATAACTCGATATACAAGCAAAAAATAAACCGCCCAAAAAGCCTTCAACCGTTTTCTTAGGTGAGATGCTCGGAAACAATTTCTGTTTGCCAAAATTCTTTCCAACCAAGTAAGCCGCACTATCGTTGACCCACATCAAAATCAATCCTCCCAATAGCAACAATGGTGTAAATGCATTATGGAAGTTAGCAATCAAAAGTATAAACACAAAACCGCTAGTTAAATAAAAGGTAGAGACGATATAGCGTTTAGATTCAAATAGTGGAATTTTCTTTGAAGTAAACAAATCCTTGATTAAAATAAGATTTACAAATATAGTAATGACCATTAAAATTTGAATCGCCTTATCACTTTCCGTTAGATTTGGATTCTGCAAACAGAAATACCAAAATCCACCATAAATAAGAACAAAAATTAAGTATTGAATATTTGATTTTTGCTTTATAAGATTGCTGAGTTCGAATAGGGCAATGATACCAAATATTCCAATTAAGACAATTGAAGCGTGTTGAAAAAAAAGTGAACCTATTAACAAGGCGGCATAGATTGCACCAGAAAAGGCTCTTATCGCTAATTCTTTCATTATAAATCTTCTAGTAGAAGTAGGTACAAATTCTTTGAACTACTTCCATAAGTTAGAAAGTCTTTGTCGTCAGCAGTCTTAAAATGCTTTATGGTCGTGATATTGGTTGGTATTGTCGCTTTACTTTTTGCTTTGATACCTTTGAGACCTTCACCAATGGTTTCTACAAACTGGCTCGTTGTAGCATAAATAATGAAGTGGTCTGGTAATTCTATTAATTTTTTTTCAGCAATTTGATTTGAAGATATCAATAACGAACCATCATCTGAAATTAAATATTCGCAAGTGGATAAAAAATAGGTGCTTTCCGAAAGTTTTTTGGTTGTATTTAGGTCAAAACCTTTAAATAAGTCTGATAAGCGTTGATCGAATAAAAAGACTTTATCATTCTGCCAATTGTTTTCATCAAGTATCGCATTAAAACTCTCCTTTACTTCATCAAAATTTTCACAATACAAAAATTTACCACCATTGGCTTTAAAGTTAATGGTAAAACGTTCATCTACAGGTAGCTTAACTTCTGGCATGTATTTGCCACGCTCTTGATTAGGTATGTGTTCTTCAGTCTCATCAGACTTTTTTCCGAAGAATTTACGAAATAAGCTCATTCAATTTTTGCTATTTATCCAGATATATGTGTGATTTCCAAATATAAAAAAACTTAAATTAACATTCGGTCAATTTAAGTTTTTTATAAGATTGTGTAAAAAGATTTACTCTTCCTCTTCTTTAAGAACTACTGGCTGTTCAAAAGCACGTTTTCCAAAGATTTTTTCGAGATTATCTTTAAAAATAACTTCTTTATCCAATAGTACTTCAGCCAATTCGGTAAGTTTGTCTTTATTGTTTTTTAATAATTCGATGGCCCGTTGATATTGCTCTTCAATAATATTGGAAATCTCCTTATCTATTAGTTCTGCAGTCTTTTCGCTATACGGCTTTGTGAAACCATATTCAGATTGTCCTGAAGAATCGTAATAGGTTAAGTTGCCCACTTTGTCACTCAAACCATAAACGGTTACCATGGCTCTCGCTTGTTTGGTCACTTTTTCCAAGTCGCTTAAAGCCCCTGTCGAAATCTTATCGAAAATTACTTTTTCAGCAGCTCTACCACCTAATGCAGCGCACATTTCGTCAAGCATTTGCTCAGGATGAACAATTAAGCGTTCTTCTGGTAAATACCATGCAGCACCTAAAGAACGGCCTCTTGGGACAATAGTAACTTTTACCAAAGGAGCAGCATGTTCTAACATCCAACTCACTGTGGCATGACCAGCTTCATGGAACGCAACGGCTCGTTTTTCAGCAGGTGTTATAATTTTATTCTTCTTTTCTAAACCACCAATAATTCTATCAACAGCATCCAAGAAATCTTGTTTGTTTACGGCTTGTTTGCCTTTTCTTGCGGCAATTAAAGCAGCTTCGTTACAAACATTGGCAATATCAGCACCAGAGAAGCCTGGCGTTTGTTTAGCTAAGAAATCGATATCTAAGGTTTCTTCTTTTTTAAGTGGACGCAAATGCACTTCAAAAATTTCTTTACGTTCCCTAACATCCGGAAGGTCCACATAAATCTGACGATCAAAACGACCAGCTCTCATTAAAGCGCTATCTAAAACGTCCGCTCTGTTGGTTGCAGCAATGACAATGACGTTTGTGTTAGTACCAAAACCGTCCATTTCGGTTAAGAGTTGATTCAGAGTGTTTTCACGTTCGTCGTTAGAACCAGACATATTATTTTTTCCTCTTGCTCGACCAATAGCGTCAATCTCATCAATAAAAATAATTGAAGGTGATTTTTCTTTAGCTTGCTTAAATAAGTCTCTTACACGAGATGCACCAACACCGACAAACATCTCCACGAAATCTGAACCAGATAAAGAGAAAAATGGCACTTTTGCTTCGCCTGCGACAGCTTTGGCTAATAAGGTTTTTCCTGTTCCAGGAGGTCCTACCAATAAGGCACCTTTTGGAATCTTACCGCCTAATGCCGTATATTTTTCAGGAAATTTTAAGAAGTCTACAATCTCTTGGACTTCTTCTTTAGCACCTTCTAAACCTGCAACATCTTTGAAAGATGTTTTCATATCTGTTTTCTCGTCGAAGAGTTTGGCCTTGGATTTTCCAATATTGAAAATCTGTCCACCAGCGCCTCCGCCACCACCACCAGACATACGACGCATTATGAATATCCAAACACCAATGATGAGCACAAATGGTAACAAGGTTAATAGGAAATCTCCCCACACATTTTGTTCGGTTTCATAAACAAGTACGGTATCTAGGTTATTGGCTTTAATGACCTCATTCACTTCCTTTTCAAAATTCTGAAGATCACCAAATTCAAATTTGTAATTCGGTGTAGGCGTTACAGAAGGAATTATGGAATTAGGTTTGGTTTTTTTATGAGGCGCTTGCTCTTTTGCCTCTTTAGTTAAGAAAACTCTAGCTTCTCTCTTATTTACAATCTCAATTTTGGCAACATCACCTTGATTTAAATATTCTAAAAATTGCGCAGGCGTGGTTTGCGTGCCTGTTGAACCTCCAAATCCGCCAGAAAAAATCTGAATAGATAGAAATACAGCAATGATAATTCCGTAAATCCAATACGGACTTAGTTTCGGTTTTTTGTTTAAATTTTTATTGTCTTTAGCCATCTTGTTGCCGCATACGCGGTAATCTTTATTTAGTAACTTGTTTCTATTTGTGTTGTCTTAGCATCTCCCCAAAGACTCTCAATGTCGTAATACTCTCGTATATGTTTTTGAAACACATGTACTACCACATTAACATAATCCATTAAAACCCATTCGGCATTTTCAGTACCTTCAACATGCCAAGGTTTATCTTTAAGTGTTTTGCTAACTTGTTTTTGTATGGAACCGACGATTGCGTTGACTTGCGTATTTGAAGAACCTTCGCAAACAATAAAATAATCACAAACAGTATTCTCTATTTCTCTTAAATCTAAAATTGTAATCTCTTTTCCTTTAACTTCTTCTATGCCACCAATAATGGTTGTGATAAGTTGGTCAGCATTAGTATTTTCTTTCGTCATTAAATTGAATTAATTTTGTGCAAAGTTATTATTTTTTTAGTTCTTGTAAGTCCTAATTGTCATAAGAAAACTATAAAATAAAATTGCCTGTTAAATGTATATAATCAAACTTAATGCCATTGACTCTACCAACACCTATTTAAAGGATATGGTATCTGTTGCATTACCTAGTGATTATACGGTTGTTGTGGCGGAAACGCAAATAAAAGGACGAGGGCAAATGGGTGCAAAATGGCAAGCAGAAAAGGGTAAAAACCTTACTGTAAGTGTGTTTAAGCGATTAAGTTTTCTAAATCTAAATGAGCAATTCTATATTAGTATGGCGGTTTCGTTGGCAATTTATAAGGCATTAAGTGCCTTCAAAATACCTCAATTACGTATTAAATGGCCTAACGACATTTTGTCAGCAGAGTATAAATTATGCGGCATATTAATTGAAAATGTCATTAAGAACAATATTTTACAAGGTTCAATTATTGGGTTTGGACTAAATGTGAATCAGAAATTCTTTAACAATTTACCCCAAGCATCCTCTATGAGTTTGATAACAGGAGTTATTTATAATAAAGATGAAGTGCTTTCAGAAGTCTTGAATCAGCTAAAGTCCTATTTTGAAATTCTAGAAGCTAAGAATCATACTGATATTAAATCAGAATATGAAAAACTCTTGTTTAGAAAAGATAAACCATCAACATTCAGTGATTTTAACAATCAAAGCTTTCCTGGCATTATAAAAGGAATTACAGATAGCGGACAATTGCAAGTCTGGACGGAAGATGAGATTATTAAAACTTTTGACCTTAAGGAAATTAAGTTGTTGTACTAAACCTCAGTTTTCATATTGGTAACCAAGGTTTCAATGAATTTACTGATTGGACCTTTAATCATCATTGCCATCATAGCATTGAATTCGCCTTCAAAATTTAATTTAACATCACTTTTATTGTTTTCGACGTCCGTTATAGTAGCAATTAGGGCAAAGTCCAATTTTCCACCAGCGGCACCTAAGACAATTTTATTAAATGGGATCGCCTCTTTTTTCTTTAAGATAATTTCAGGCATACCTTTTAATGCGAAAAGAAACTTGTCGTTTTCTAAAACTTCAAATTTACTTATGTTTTCTGGCATCAATTTTTCGAAATTTTTAACATCGGAAAGAAAGTTGAAGGTTTCTTCTGGCGATTTATCTAAAGTTACTTTGGGCGATTCTAATTTCATTATTATATGATTAAGTTATTTGTTGTTGGGTTTACAATTTACAGCTAAACAACACAACAACTTTGTTATTATCAATTAGCGTTCCATTGACTAGGATTAGCATTCCATTGTGCTAAAATGTCTTGTTGATCTTTAGTGATATAAAAGGTTTCTACCGCTTGTTCCAGTAAGTTTTCATAATTGCCAAGGGTGTGCAGTTCCACATTGGCGTTTTCAAAATTCTTTTTAGCCACTTCAAAGCCATAAGAGAAAATGGCAACCATTCCTTTAACATGGACATCGGCTTCGTTTAGGGCTTTTACGGCGTTGAGACTGCTCATTCCTGTGCTTATCAAATCTTCGACGACAACAACGGTTTGTCCTTTTTCAAGATAACCTTCTACTTGGTTTTGGCGACCATGCTTTTTTGCTTCTGGTCTTACGTAAACAAAAGGAAGATTCAAATAATCGGCCACTAAAGCACCAATACCGATAGCGCCTGTTGCTACACCTGCAATAACGTCTGGTTTTCCGTAGAGTTCTTCGATTTCTCTAGCTAATGTTTCTCTAATATAATTTCTAATACGAGGAAACGAGAGTACAATTCTATTGTCGCAATATATTGGCGATTTCCAGCCAGAAGCCCATGTGAACGGATCGTTGGGCTGTAATTTTATAGCATTTATCTGCAATAAAACTTCTGCGGTTTGCTTAGCGGTATCTTTGTTAAAAATCATGATGTAAAAATAAGGATTTTTAAAGGTTGGGAAATTTTAATCGAAAATAAATTTCATTTCATACACTTTCCAGTAAAAAATAATAAATTTACAAAAGGAAAGTTGAAACAAACCCAAACGATGTACACTATTTATGTAGGTGATAAACCTATAATTTTAACTACAGA encodes:
- the pyrE gene encoding orotate phosphoribosyltransferase, with amino-acid sequence MIFNKDTAKQTAEVLLQINAIKLQPNDPFTWASGWKSPIYCDNRIVLSFPRIRNYIRETLAREIEELYGKPDVIAGVATGAIGIGALVADYLNLPFVYVRPEAKKHGRQNQVEGYLEKGQTVVVVEDLISTGMSSLNAVKALNEADVHVKGMVAIFSYGFEVAKKNFENANVELHTLGNYENLLEQAVETFYITKDQQDILAQWNANPSQWNAN
- a CDS encoding SRPBCC family protein; translated protein: MKLESPKVTLDKSPEETFNFLSDVKNFEKLMPENISKFEVLENDKFLFALKGMPEIILKKKEAIPFNKIVLGAAGGKLDFALIATITDVENNKSDVKLNFEGEFNAMMAMMIKGPISKFIETLVTNMKTEV
- a CDS encoding biotin--[acetyl-CoA-carboxylase] ligase, with protein sequence MYIIKLNAIDSTNTYLKDMVSVALPSDYTVVVAETQIKGRGQMGAKWQAEKGKNLTVSVFKRLSFLNLNEQFYISMAVSLAIYKALSAFKIPQLRIKWPNDILSAEYKLCGILIENVIKNNILQGSIIGFGLNVNQKFFNNLPQASSMSLITGVIYNKDEVLSEVLNQLKSYFEILEAKNHTDIKSEYEKLLFRKDKPSTFSDFNNQSFPGIIKGITDSGQLQVWTEDEIIKTFDLKEIKLLY